The DNA sequence tacaagtactactcatttttgccagctgagtggactggaggaacatgaaataaagtgtctggctcaaggacgcaatgtgccaccaggaatcaaactcatgaccttatgaccctgagccaaataccctaaccattaagccacatgccttcaccaccatcacaagcAACAAgataccaccgtcatcatcactaccactgtcGCATCAATgttgtcattatcaccaccaccattattgtcaacatcatcatcagcaccatcatcattgtcaccatcactacaaccacattcattgttttaacatccttctcttcctcatcatcatcatcatttaacatttgtttttccatgctggcatgggttggatggttcaacaggagcaGGCaaggctggagggctgcaccaggctccagtcatctgtttttggcatggtttctacagctggatgcccttcctaacacaaaccactttacagtggtgaactggatgcttttttcatgtggcaccaacactttTTTCCAGCATTGGACTGGAAtccacaaaatgatgaaatagaTTTACCTCACCCCCACCCCTTCCCATGacatcctacacacacactgtttagtCTTTACTTCAGCTTTCATCACatatcctgtgacctcttcactCTTTGTCCCATGTGTGTTGTCTTGTTTAGTCCATTTTGTCTGAAATGAATGCAAGCGTCTtttataaccctgggccaactaATATCTGAAGAATGAATTTGGTGAACAGAAGCAGTACTTAGGATCAAATATTTGTCACCTCCCTCTGTTGGAAAAGCTACAAGAACCAGCAACAAGGCAGCAGAAGATACTCACCTGAGGGAAATTCTTCTCCATCTCTATGTATGGTGGGATCAATTGATGATGTAGTCGTGGGAAACTGATACTCTTTGCTAATGATTTATTGAACCACATAGACTCAGCAAAGACCTGAAACAAGCATGAGATATGGGTTAGATAAAAGGTGGagtggaaataaatattatatgtacatacctgcacgGCCACGATGATCACTCATTTATTCCTtctattgttatacttggggatggtcatattttaccaattaaacacatacatacacacacccacacacactctgtTTAGTCTTTACTTCAGCTTTCATCACATATCCTGTGACCACTTCACTCTTTGTCCCATGCGTCTTGTCTTGTTTAGTCCATTTTGTCTGAAATGAACGCAAGCGTcttttatagccctgggccaaccaatatcTTAAGAAtgaatttggtgaacagaaatggtgaagaaggcagcgagctggcagaaatgttagaacgctgggcaaaatgcttagtggaatttcgtctgccgttacgttctgagttcaaattccaccgaggtcaactttgcctttcatcctttcgaagatcaataaataaagtaccagttacgcactgggatcaatataatcaacttaatcccttcgcctgtccttgtttgtcccctctatgtttagcctcttgtgggcaataaagaaataagaaatggtgtagaagcccatcgtttatatatatatatgtatgtatgtgtacatgtgtgtatatatatatatatataacacacaaatatacacacttgtgtgtgtgtgtgtcagtgtttattCTCTGCAATTGCTTGAcaatgtgttggtttgtttacatccccttagcAATTTGGCCAAAGAGgccaatataataagtatcaggtttaaaataagtactggggtcaatatatttgactaaaactcttcgagATGGTGCCACAGCGTGACCTCAGTCATGCTGTGACtggaacaagtagaagataaaaaaaaaaagaaagagatcatGTGACTTACGTATGCGGTGCCTGTTGTTATACGACTTCCACCAGAAGCACCAAGGACACTTATGACGTCCCCGTTTTGATCAACGATGATGGCTGGTGACATTGAGGACATAGGCATCTTGCCTGGGGCAATGTAGTTGGTCTTTGATGATGGAATCCCAAACTCATTTGTTTTATTTGGAGTGGAGAAGTCATCCATCTCATCATTGAAGACAATTCCAGTACGTTTGCCCAACACTTTGGAACCGAAActagaaagaagaaagggaagatcggaaagtgaaagaaatgagaTGAGAAGATGACGAAAGATAATGAATGATAACAGATACcgacaatccaacatacctccaccATCAGCtaccctgcatacatacacacacacacacacagacacacacacacacacacacacatatggcttctttcagtttccgtcaaggaaattcactcacaaagttttggttagcTTGGGGCTATTGTGGAAGAACGAAGGTGTCAAGCAGTACAGCTAAAcccaaagcaaatttcttaacctcacagaaataaatacacacaaacacagccagTCACGTCATTAATATTCCCCTGTGGCAGGGCTGGTCCTTTGAAGTACTGTTAGAGTCCATTTGACAAGCTTCTACACCATTTATTTTGTACGCAATGCCTGaaagtgtttttgtttataattcaGTAATTAAGTTTGGACTGATCAAAGCtatcaccaaacacacacacacacacacacacacacgcacacacacaacaggattaCAGTagtcacacttacacacagacacaaacatttagACATGTACTCAGAATGCCAATGTAATAATTACTAATAACTACTTACTATGAGTTGACTGTGCTTGTCATGGAGACAGCATCACCATTGGGCCCCAGAAGACAGAGATGGGAAGTTCCGATATAGTCACGGATTGTGAATGCTGGACCATAATAGGAATAGTTAAATGTCCTTGAGTCATTGATGCGACTCCGAATTTCATCGCCATAACCTCGATCTGTAATGTTCTGTACAAGCTGTtagtggaagagaaagaaagacctgTACATATGCAGTTGTGTGCACATGAGCATGtgtaggtgcatacatacatacatacatatatacctgtgtataaaGGTGATAAAATGAGTATGGTGAACTTGTTGCGAGGAGAGaaaaattcattgttttaaaCACAGTCCTTCTTGGGGTTCGGGGGAGAAATCAATGGGAGACAgcaaaattttacattttgtaaGTTAAGAAAACTGGCTGCAACCGATAAAGAATGCAAGACAGGGTCCCATTACCTCAGTCATATTGGCCACAAATTCCTTATCTCCCATCCTGGACCTGGCAGCATAGGCAAACTTGAATGCCTCAATCATACGATGGTAGGCAGTGGCCTTGTCCTTGTCGTTGATTTTGTTCACGGTGTAATTGTAAcctaaaagaaacaaagaacatgTAGATGCTtgtaaattaatacacacacacacacacacaattgttttaatgtccattttcctcaTATTTACAAAGATCATGAATGATTCACTGGAGCAAGTTTTCTTCGACCAGgtactcttcctgttgccaaccctcacctgttaccAAGCATGGTAATACTTTCCCCTTATCCagacaaagacacagaaatacacgCCCGGCCACCTACCCACACTTTTCAGCTTCTGCCAAGAAAATTTGGGACACTGCTGCACGaaggtgacactcgtttacaattaTCGCATGATGTCAAGCCAAGAACAAtaccagatacacacacgtgtgagtgtgtgtatgacatgcttctttcaatttctaccaAATTCTCTGGCAAGGCTTCAgttagcctgaggttatagcagaagatacttgctcagagccatgcagtaggactgaacccaaaaccatgtggttgggaagcaaacgtcttaccacacagctgcacctACATGTGCATGAGTGTAAGCATGTAGAGATGGGGTTAGTGATAATGATGGTACAACGCCTAAAATTATGGTGGaaggagctagttgattatattgaccccaccccagtgctcaactgggacctattttattggccccaaaagaatgaaaggcaaggctggtctcaatggaatttgaacctggaatgtaaagatgaaatgctgccaagcaattttgtttggtgtgctaatgatcctgccagctcaccatcttaataatggttatattaatggtttcaaattttggtacaaagccagcaatttcaggagacgGGTTAAGTTGgtttcattgaccccaatactcaactggtacttattttattgacccccaagaggatgaaaagtgaagtcaatcttggcagaataataatggtgatagtaatcctttctactataggcacaacaccTGAAGTTTTATGAGGGGGGGGAGGCTAGTCAAtcccatcaaccccagtgtgtaactggtacttattttatcaaccccaaaaggattaaaggccaagtcaaccgtggtggaatttggactcaaagcATAATGACAGATGAagtgccactaagtattttgcctggtgtgctaacaattctgctggctcgccaccttaataatggtgatgataaagtATTGTTGATGTATTGCATTCACTACATTGAAatagtcagtctctctctctctctcattctttctcttgtctCACCAGAAAAGTCAGTCCACTTACCATCGAGGATATTCAATATATAGAGCAGTACTGGTCCACTGGATGGCAGTCGGGTGGAATAGATCGTGTGGCCACTGGACAAAGTAAAATGGACAGCATTCTCTACTCGGGCTGTGTAATTTTTCAAATCTTCTAATGTGATGTTGCCACCTGTTTatagaaaaaaggtaaaaaaaataaatgtggaaCATAGCAGGaaaaactttatttcacattgctccagttcactcagctgtagataagagttgcgatgtcactggtgccaagctgtattggcctctTAGCCCTatcccttgggtaacatcggtggcatggagaggagaggctggtatgcatgggcgattgctggtcttccctaaacaaccttgtctggacttgtgccctCAGatgggtaactttctaggtgcagtcccatggtcgttcatgacTGAAAGGGAGCCTTTACACTTTACTgatgtttccaatcttccatgcaGACATATCTGGCtattgggaaatatatatatatatatatatatatacacacacacacacacacacacacacacacacacacacacacacacacagaaacacatgcacatatatacatgcatacacacacacacaccacacataggtatatactgTGGTGTTGGACTAAAACAACATTTCTTTTAATGAGAATAGCAGACAAGAAAGATATTGTAGGTACAGATGTCAAGAGGTTGTAACATACCTTAAGACTCCGCACATTTCACACATAGAATCTACCTACTTGTGAGGATATTCTCCCTGTTTTCATAATGTTTAACAGGTTCAGACAGGTTTTTGATTTGGTACGACAACCCCGAATAAGGTGGATGAACAGTGGgctcatggtggtggtgggggacgtGACTACTGATCTCTCattgtttatttatgaatgtgtgtgagtgcataaacACTGCAgctgtgggtgtgtggtaagaagtttgcttcccagtcacatagttgcaggttcagtcatgctgaatctccctgagaaattgCATTAACGGTGCATGtgcttgtggagtgctcagccactttcacatcaGTTTCACAAGCAGGCCGCTCCATTGACTATCAGCTGGAACacattgtcataaccaacagagagTTGGGCActtactcttgtacttgtttcagtcattttgactgtggccatgctggagcactgcctttagtcgagcaaatcgccccaggacttattctttgtaagcctagtacttaatctatcggtcgcttttgctgaaccgctaagttacggggacgcaaacacaccaccatcggctgtcaagcgatggttggggtacaaacacagacacacaaacacacatatacacacacacatatatatacgacaggcttctttcagtttctgtctaccaaatccactcacaaggctttggtcagcctgaggctatagtagaagacactcgcccaaggtgccacgcagtgagactgaacctggaaccatgtggttggtgagcaagctacttaccacacagccactcctacaccttaaTCTTAGTTAAACTTATTTTGAAGCCTTTGAATTTCTATAGATTCAATTGTAACAGAtagaccatcaccatcataagtATAATTCAGACCAACTAACCGCTGTCTTTAATGTCAGCCACTATGTCCTTCGTTAAACTGCTGTCGTAGAAAGCATCCACACCACCCTCTGCGATCTTCTCCAGTGTGTCTCCAAGTTTCGGgttttttattatctcccctgCTTTGAACCAGTCATTCGTCTCGTTGTTCCACAGAAAATTCCTgattgaaagataaaaaagacaTTTACACATAAAACATGCATGCTTTTGAGCAAAACGGTgacgatgttgactttcctgttGACATTATGGCCGGCTGCTCTGCACTTTCTAAGACTTTCGAACAAAAAGTCCCTTATTTGGAAATCAGGTGAAGATTAGGGACAGGAAAAAACCAACCAGGTCTGAAATCCtgtcacacagacatacatgtatgcatatatatatgcaaatgtattaaTTTAGGGAAGGTTCCGGAACCTTCTCTATGCTAGATCTGGAACTCACAGTGGTTTAGcgacagagactgatagaataaggactatgcttaaaaaataagtcctggggttgagttgTTAGactaaaaaatttatatatatatatatNNNNNNNNNNNNNNNNNNNNNNNNNNNNNNNNNNNNNNNNNNNNNNNNNNNNNNNNNNNNNNNNNNNNNNNNNNNNNNNNNNNNNNNNNNNNNNNNNNNNNNNNNNNNNNNNNNNNNNNNNNNNNNNNNNNNNNNNNNNNNNNNNNNNNNNNNNNNNNNNNNNNNNNNNNNNNNNNNNNNNNNNNNNNNNNNNNNNNNNNNNNNNNNNNNNNNNNNNNNNNNNNNNNNNNNNNNNNNNNNNNNNNNNNNNNNNNNNNNNNNNNNNNNNNNNNNNNNNNNNNNNNNNNNNNNNNNNNNNNNNNNNNNNNNNNNNNNNNNNNNNNNNNNNNNNNNNNNNNNNNNNNNNNNNNNNNNNNNNNNNNNNNNNNNNNNNNNNNNNNNNNNNNNNNNNNNNNNNNNNNNNNNNNNNNNNNNNNNNNNNNNNNNNNNNNNNNNNNNNNNNNNNNNNNNNNNNNNNNNNNNNNNNNNNNNNNNNNNNNNNNNNNNNNNNNNNNNNNNNNNNNNNNNNNNNNNNNNNNNNNNNNNNNNNNNNNNNNNNNNNNNNNNNNNNNNNNNNNNNNNNNNNNNNNNNNNNNNNNNNNNNNNNNNNNNNNNNNNNNNNNNNNNNNNNNNNNNNNNNNNNNNNNNNNNNNNNNNNNNNNNNNNNNNNNNNNNNNggcctggctggaggcctaaccctccaagttcttttacaggacttgaaaaaaactgaaggactactacaataagtatgtgaatctgagaggggaatgtattgaataaaatcataattaactgatacttctgtattttcttttacccaaagccaagaacttttcaatgcgcaagagtggctgtgtggtaagtagcttgcttaccaaccacatggttctgggttcagtcccactgtgtgccatcttgggcaagtgtcttctactatagcctcgggccgaccaaagccttgtgagtggatttggtagacggaaatggaaactgaaaacacCACAAGCCAAATAAGTTGGATGTTGGGTAAGCAGTGCCAAAGAAGCAGCGCCAAAACACCTCATAACCTTTGTTCAATGGTTGTAGTTGAATGTTATGTAAATATAGAAAGTCTGACTGTGCTAGCCAGTGGGTTATTACCATATCTAGAAGAAGCTCCATGATCATACATGTCCTCTGTAGCAAATCCTGGTGCAACCTCTCGTCCAAGTATGGATGTGAAATTCTTATCTTTCCTgttccagatagatagataggtatataataataataataataataataataataatgatgatgattagaaaattactatttttaaatctcacaacatgagatattcagcaacagtactgattgtttgccaacataacatggcagtccaggttTAGGaccaatgttgctgtaatttagccccgagagacatcgtctccagctggctatatgacatgatctgtgtccttttttcgaaaatatatggacacagatcgtgtcgtatagcccgctggagacgatgtctcttggggctaaattacagcactggaatttgaactctgaatgtagcgatgggtgaaataccgctaagcat is a window from the Octopus bimaculoides isolate UCB-OBI-ISO-001 chromosome 25, ASM119413v2, whole genome shotgun sequence genome containing:
- the LOC106880787 gene encoding scoloptoxin SSD14; protein product: MDTDSEPDHNADNFTDEGTEVLLNENEHKESNKMLSKKYVIPTLVLVGVLVLAAVVAVTVYFGLKNANGDETPTDPCPDLTGTFIDTAIASDAHSNCAEIGVDILRQNGTAVDAAIATILCVGLINFQSCGIGGGHVMTVYIRKDKNFTSILGREVAPGFATEDMYDHGASSRYVSVAKPLNFLWNNETNDWFKAGEIIKNPKLGDTLEKIAEGGVDAFYDSSLTKDIVADIKDSGGNITLEDLKNYTARVENAVHFTLSSGHTIYSTRLPSSGPVLLYILNILDGYNYTVNKINDKDKATAYHRMIEAFKFAYAARSRMGDKEFVANMTELVQNITDRGYGDEIRSRINDSRTFNYSYYGPAFTIRDYIGTSHLCLLGPNGDAVSMTSTVNSYFGSKVLGKRTGIVFNDEMDDFSTPNKTNEFGIPSSKTNYIAPGKMPMSSMSPAIIVDQNGDVISVLGASGGSRITTGTAYVFAESMWFNKSLAKSISFPRLHHQLIPPYIEMEKNFPQDITEKLKEMGHKIHKISIANSRVQGILVKDKIHAAADRRKCGSVDGW